A window of Chloracidobacterium sp. N contains these coding sequences:
- a CDS encoding endonuclease MutS2, giving the protein MTSRTPFTADFETLDFDAIREHLARETRTPYGRELARDLLPSADPSEVRYRLRLTTEARHWLAEQGGFGMGELPDVRPLLDRLRLENATLTVDEIHALARTMEAGLHLRATLRPHRERFPRLGAIAETIPDFRDTLAQVRRIVAPGGQLDERASPELQRLRQEQQVQRDRLQRRLERLLRRPDLEGVFSDDIVTQRHGRFVIPVRDDHRGRVAGVVHGMSGSGMTAFVEPLDAIPLNNELTRLQELIEAEVLRLLQEATQQLRHRQSCLTALVTALGELDLVVAKARLAERLRAVEPTVSETGRFQLTAARHPLLMLTFQAQGREVVPLSLTLDAAQRALVVSGANAGGKTVVLKTVGLCVLLAQSGLHVPAQAAELPVLRQVNADIGDQQSLVANLSTFSSHITKLARVAAELTPPALVLLDEAGTGTDPDEGAALAQALIEHFRTRGAYVLATTHFNALKIYADSTPGVISAAVAFDLETLTPTYQLHLNAVGSSSGLVIARRLGLPEALIEQAQSYLREREVILAQYVAELERRVTEARDAAAALDEERAALAERYARLEQEFLARDAARQADFETRVQQLSTAFEARLASLLERISEAETRERLRREAVRQLEATAAEVKADAAADKPLDKPSLAAEVAARRPQKSKAAQRALVAESLTAQPVRTAAELRPGDRVRTAFGTVGQVEAISGEEVTVTSGALRLKVPATTLAKLPPTKSQPAPSAPPARQTLVAMHDVTLEGQVPSEINLIGLTTDEATDALDRYLDRAALAGLTQVRVIHGIGTGALRKAVEAFLLTHPHVESFARADRRQGGDGATLVSLHP; this is encoded by the coding sequence GTGACATCCAGGACGCCCTTTACTGCCGATTTCGAGACGCTGGATTTCGATGCCATCCGGGAACATCTGGCGCGTGAGACACGAACGCCTTACGGGCGCGAGCTGGCGCGCGACCTGCTGCCCAGCGCCGACCCGTCTGAAGTGCGCTACCGGCTGCGGTTGACGACGGAAGCACGCCATTGGTTGGCCGAGCAGGGGGGCTTCGGAATGGGCGAACTGCCGGATGTGCGCCCGCTGCTGGATCGTCTGCGGCTGGAAAATGCCACATTGACCGTGGACGAAATCCATGCGCTGGCGCGAACCATGGAGGCGGGGCTGCATCTGCGCGCGACGTTGCGCCCGCACCGGGAGCGGTTTCCACGGCTCGGCGCGATTGCCGAGACGATTCCCGATTTCCGGGACACCCTGGCGCAGGTTCGCCGCATCGTGGCACCGGGCGGACAGCTCGATGAACGGGCCAGCCCGGAGTTGCAGCGCCTCCGCCAGGAACAGCAGGTCCAGCGCGACCGCCTGCAACGGCGGCTGGAGCGGTTGCTCCGCCGCCCCGACCTGGAAGGCGTTTTTTCTGACGACATTGTGACCCAGCGCCACGGCCGGTTTGTCATTCCGGTGCGGGATGATCACCGGGGACGGGTGGCCGGGGTCGTCCACGGGATGTCGGGCAGCGGCATGACGGCTTTTGTCGAACCACTCGACGCCATCCCGCTCAACAACGAACTCACCCGCCTGCAGGAGCTGATCGAAGCCGAAGTCCTGCGTCTGCTCCAGGAAGCCACGCAGCAGTTGCGTCACCGGCAGTCCTGCCTGACCGCGTTGGTGACGGCGCTGGGCGAACTCGACCTGGTGGTGGCCAAAGCCCGTCTGGCCGAGCGTTTGCGCGCCGTCGAGCCAACGGTTTCGGAAACCGGCCGGTTTCAGCTCACGGCCGCGCGGCATCCGTTGCTGATGCTGACGTTTCAGGCGCAGGGGCGCGAAGTCGTGCCGTTGAGTCTGACGCTGGATGCCGCGCAGCGGGCGCTCGTTGTCAGTGGGGCCAACGCCGGCGGCAAGACGGTCGTGCTCAAAACGGTCGGATTGTGTGTCCTGCTGGCACAGTCGGGGCTGCACGTTCCGGCACAGGCGGCCGAGCTTCCGGTGCTGCGGCAGGTTAACGCCGACATTGGCGATCAGCAGTCGCTGGTGGCAAACCTTTCGACGTTTTCTTCCCACATCACCAAACTGGCCCGGGTGGCGGCCGAGTTGACGCCGCCAGCACTGGTGCTGCTCGATGAAGCCGGAACAGGTACGGACCCGGACGAAGGCGCGGCGCTGGCGCAGGCGCTCATCGAGCATTTTCGGACACGCGGGGCCTACGTCCTGGCGACGACCCACTTCAACGCCCTGAAAATCTATGCCGATTCGACGCCGGGCGTCATCAGCGCCGCTGTGGCCTTCGATCTGGAAACCCTGACGCCGACGTATCAGCTTCATCTGAACGCCGTCGGCAGTTCGAGCGGACTGGTCATTGCCCGCCGCCTGGGCCTGCCGGAGGCGCTGATTGAACAGGCGCAGAGCTATCTGCGCGAACGGGAGGTCATCCTGGCGCAGTATGTCGCCGAACTCGAACGCCGGGTGACGGAAGCCCGTGACGCCGCTGCCGCGCTGGACGAAGAGCGCGCCGCGCTGGCCGAACGCTATGCCCGGCTCGAACAGGAGTTTCTGGCGCGCGATGCCGCCCGGCAGGCCGATTTCGAGACCCGCGTACAGCAACTTTCCACGGCGTTTGAAGCGCGGCTGGCATCGCTGCTGGAGCGCATCAGTGAGGCCGAAACCCGCGAACGTCTGCGCCGGGAGGCCGTTCGCCAACTGGAAGCCACGGCGGCCGAGGTCAAGGCCGACGCCGCGGCCGACAAGCCACTGGACAAGCCCTCGCTTGCGGCCGAAGTGGCCGCACGGCGTCCGCAGAAGTCCAAAGCCGCGCAGCGGGCGCTGGTGGCGGAATCGCTGACGGCACAGCCGGTCAGGACGGCGGCGGAACTGCGTCCCGGCGACCGCGTCCGCACGGCCTTCGGGACGGTCGGGCAGGTTGAAGCCATTTCCGGCGAAGAAGTGACCGTCACCAGTGGCGCTTTGCGTCTGAAAGTGCCGGCGACGACCCTGGCCAAGCTCCCGCCGACGAAGTCCCAGCCGGCACCATCCGCGCCCCCGGCGCGGCAAACGCTGGTGGCCATGCACGACGTGACGCTGGAAGGGCAGGTGCCCTCCGAAATCAATCTCATCGGGCTGACGACGGATGAAGCCACGGATGCCCTTGACCGCTACCTTGACCGCGCCGCGCTGGCCGGACTCACCCAGGTGCGGGTCATTCACGGCATTGGCACGGGGGCCCTGCGAAAGGCCGTGGAAGCCTTTCTGCTGACACACCCGCACGTGGAAAGCTTTGCCCGCGCCGACCGGCGGCAGGGCGGAGACGGGGCCACGCTGGTGAGTTTGCATCCGTGA
- the cobS gene encoding adenosylcobinamide-GDP ribazoletransferase yields the protein MTVLRLFLAAVAFLTRLPIPAWAHPDGRTLAAAMVFFPLVGALLGAGQAALILVLHPVLAPDALALLLIATTVLVTGALHYDGLADTVDALGGGWSPEQRLAIMKDPHIGTFGVLALVVAVLAQFVALRSFQHVESLCRAVMVAPCLARMTIVWLAWQEPYARAEGGKGRFIEALQGRHVLGALLTGGAIVLGVGGWLGSLLLALAAVLVMMAAFRFRRWLGGITGDALGAVCQTCELLVYGVWVAFRP from the coding sequence GTGACCGTCCTGCGGCTGTTTCTGGCAGCGGTGGCGTTCCTGACGCGCCTGCCGATACCGGCCTGGGCGCACCCGGACGGCCGGACACTGGCGGCTGCCATGGTGTTTTTCCCGCTGGTCGGGGCGCTGCTGGGCGCGGGGCAGGCGGCACTCATTCTCGTGCTGCACCCGGTGCTTGCGCCGGATGCGCTGGCCCTGCTGCTCATTGCCACGACGGTACTCGTCACCGGGGCATTGCACTACGACGGGCTGGCCGACACGGTGGACGCGCTGGGCGGCGGCTGGTCGCCAGAGCAGCGGCTGGCCATCATGAAGGACCCGCACATCGGGACGTTCGGCGTGCTGGCGCTGGTGGTGGCCGTTCTGGCCCAGTTTGTGGCGCTACGGAGTTTTCAGCACGTGGAGTCGCTGTGCCGGGCGGTGATGGTTGCGCCATGTCTGGCCCGGATGACGATTGTCTGGCTGGCGTGGCAGGAGCCTTATGCGCGGGCTGAAGGTGGCAAGGGACGCTTCATCGAGGCGCTCCAGGGGCGGCATGTGTTGGGGGCGCTGCTGACCGGCGGGGCAATCGTGCTCGGCGTGGGCGGCTGGTTGGGCAGTCTGCTGTTGGCGTTGGCGGCGGTACTCGTCATGATGGCGGCCTTTCGTTTTCGGCGCTGGCTGGGTGGGATTACCGGCGATGCGCTGGGTGCGGTCTGTCAGACGTGTGAACTTCTGGTCTATGGCGTGTGGGTTGCATTTCGGCCGTGA
- a CDS encoding carboxypeptidase-like regulatory domain-containing protein, with translation MKPLRVFALMGLGWLVLGSGAGEAPAQFSVAAGSLTVRGRVLDAQTKQPLVNAQVNIRTKYDDYRTLTDAEGYYTLQVSAGRELRDFELIFSHPDYREKYFHTAFQPVLRDDLTATVEPLRARVKYRKNKLDMPCGDRKALITKGGDTLSCTFACESAPALTVRLPAGNEMRVTAAGGFSLRITDEKVELRGAENQAVALQVTAVMFRR, from the coding sequence ATGAAGCCTTTACGAGTATTCGCCCTGATGGGGTTGGGGTGGCTGGTGCTGGGCAGCGGCGCGGGCGAAGCGCCGGCGCAGTTTTCGGTGGCGGCCGGCTCGCTGACCGTGCGCGGGCGGGTCCTGGATGCCCAGACAAAGCAACCGCTGGTCAACGCCCAGGTGAATATACGGACGAAATATGACGACTACCGGACGCTGACCGATGCCGAGGGGTACTACACGCTTCAGGTGTCGGCCGGACGGGAGTTGCGCGACTTTGAGCTGATTTTCAGTCACCCGGACTACCGGGAGAAGTACTTTCACACGGCGTTCCAGCCCGTTCTGCGGGATGACCTGACAGCAACCGTCGAACCGCTGCGTGCCCGCGTCAAGTACCGTAAAAACAAGCTGGACATGCCTTGTGGCGACCGCAAGGCGCTCATCACCAAGGGCGGCGATACGCTTTCGTGTACCTTTGCCTGTGAGTCGGCGCCGGCTTTGACGGTGCGCCTCCCGGCCGGCAATGAAATGCGTGTGACGGCGGCCGGCGGCTTTTCACTCAGGATTACCGATGAGAAAGTGGAGTTGCGCGGCGCGGAAAACCAGGCGGTGGCTTTGCAGGTGACCGCTGTGATGTTCAGGCGTTGA
- a CDS encoding DUF58 domain-containing protein produces MLATFRERLASPEFRAELKSAAITFVITSLLFGGSLLALALAFLAQLLSIYLAWLAEWLFILSLVLAALAGLYVVPKLARRVRMELARLDISYAPTQETAFFVLLTVVVALSAFNTGNNLLYLIFAILISVIVASGIVSESMLRGLTVGLRFPEHIHAGQAAVLEVSVANQKYLVPSMSLTVGVRLSQKAGPRTTAQAAAKRWWPWGGKPQNKPQDRPRVEAAKLDNLVHFVIVGPRARVRQTIEHRFPARGQYNITGFTVTTKFPFGFLQKTRRFAASGTIVVYPAVDAAVSVPKALSEALGARETNRRGLGADLYAIRQYRDGDRRRDIDWKATAKTRRLMVRDRLREDERRVTVRFDPRPARDLSDAELAAFETGVTQAASLLNRLVKSGVLVRLVTPEAATEFGNTPRHLHDMLRILAVVEPRREVSATGSAPNLPTREPAPEVVFAWNGLPAGGPVLARISFDDLRPADDLKPENKVKKEA; encoded by the coding sequence ATGTTGGCAACTTTCCGCGAGCGCCTCGCTTCGCCTGAATTTCGCGCGGAACTCAAAAGCGCGGCTATCACGTTTGTCATCACCAGCCTGCTGTTTGGCGGCTCGCTGCTGGCTCTGGCGCTGGCCTTTCTCGCCCAGCTCCTGTCTATCTACCTTGCCTGGCTTGCCGAGTGGCTGTTTATCCTGTCGCTCGTCCTGGCTGCCCTCGCCGGGTTGTATGTCGTTCCCAAGCTGGCCCGCCGCGTCCGTATGGAGCTGGCCCGCCTGGACATCAGCTATGCTCCGACGCAGGAAACGGCCTTTTTTGTACTGCTGACGGTGGTTGTGGCGCTGTCGGCCTTCAACACCGGCAACAATCTGCTGTACCTGATTTTTGCCATTCTCATCAGCGTCATCGTGGCGTCGGGGATTGTCTCCGAAAGCATGTTGCGTGGGTTGACGGTGGGTTTGCGCTTCCCGGAGCACATCCACGCCGGACAGGCGGCGGTGCTGGAGGTGAGCGTTGCCAATCAGAAATACCTTGTGCCTTCGATGTCGTTGACTGTGGGCGTCCGGCTGTCACAGAAGGCTGGCCCGCGGACGACCGCCCAGGCCGCAGCCAAACGGTGGTGGCCATGGGGCGGCAAGCCACAGAACAAGCCGCAGGACAGGCCCCGGGTGGAAGCCGCAAAACTGGACAACCTTGTTCACTTCGTCATCGTCGGGCCGCGCGCCAGAGTACGCCAGACCATCGAGCACCGGTTTCCGGCGCGTGGTCAGTACAACATCACGGGTTTCACGGTGACGACGAAGTTTCCCTTTGGCTTTCTGCAGAAGACGCGCCGTTTTGCAGCTTCCGGGACGATTGTGGTGTATCCGGCGGTGGATGCAGCGGTTTCCGTCCCAAAGGCGTTGTCGGAGGCGCTGGGGGCGCGGGAGACGAACCGGCGCGGGCTGGGGGCGGACCTCTACGCCATCCGGCAGTACCGCGATGGCGACCGGCGGCGCGACATTGACTGGAAGGCCACGGCGAAAACGCGCCGGCTTATGGTGCGTGACCGTCTGCGCGAGGATGAGCGCCGGGTGACGGTGCGGTTTGACCCGCGTCCGGCGCGTGATTTGAGCGATGCTGAGCTGGCGGCCTTTGAAACCGGCGTGACCCAGGCGGCGTCGCTGCTGAACCGGTTGGTCAAGTCCGGGGTGCTGGTGCGGCTGGTGACACCGGAGGCGGCCACCGAGTTTGGCAACACGCCACGTCACCTGCACGACATGCTGCGGATACTGGCGGTGGTCGAGCCACGGCGGGAAGTCTCCGCGACCGGAAGTGCGCCGAACCTGCCGACGCGGGAGCCAGCGCCGGAGGTGGTGTTTGCGTGGAACGGCCTGCCGGCCGGCGGGCCGGTTCTGGCGCGTATCAGCTTCGATGACCTGCGGCCGGCGGATGATCTGAAACCGGAAAACAAGGTGAAAAAAGAGGCGTAA
- a CDS encoding LITAF-like zinc ribbon domain-containing protein, translating to MIVCVNCGQVNETAASRCLRCGASIFEYPSYLGSAGVAPSGPPPAPPPPSVPPPKPAPPPHKQPLPPPYGSPYGASQTAAPPPMPLPPPVSPPLAHPLPVQPVVVVGGFACPYCRTTLPPRITYRTSPAGWVIFALLLLLCWPLFWVGFLFQEECLRCRNCGRRLA from the coding sequence ATGATTGTCTGTGTCAACTGTGGACAGGTGAATGAAACGGCTGCCAGCCGGTGTCTGCGCTGCGGGGCTTCGATCTTTGAGTATCCCAGTTACCTGGGTTCGGCTGGGGTTGCGCCGTCCGGTCCGCCGCCAGCTCCGCCCCCGCCGTCAGTGCCACCGCCGAAGCCTGCACCACCGCCACACAAACAGCCGCTGCCGCCGCCATACGGTTCGCCATACGGTGCATCGCAAACGGCGGCTCCTCCGCCAATGCCGTTGCCGCCGCCGGTGTCTCCGCCGTTGGCACATCCGCTGCCGGTTCAGCCCGTGGTGGTGGTTGGCGGTTTTGCGTGTCCTTATTGCCGGACAACCCTGCCGCCGCGCATTACCTATCGCACGTCACCGGCCGGGTGGGTCATTTTCGCCCTGCTGCTGTTGTTGTGCTGGCCGCTGTTTTGGGTTGGTTTTCTGTTTCAGGAAGAGTGTCTCCGGTGCCGCAACTGCGGCCGGCGGCTGGCGTGA
- the panC gene encoding pantoate--beta-alanine ligase, which translates to MKIIREPHEMQQTALTLRDKAIRIGLVPTMGAFHDGHVSLMRRAKQENDVCVVSLFVNPLQFNDPSDFERYPRDEAADLEIARTVGVDILFMPSAAAMYPPDAQTFVEVTRVSQPLCGRHRPGHFRGVATVVAKLLMITLPRRVYFGLKDYQQCRVVAQMARDLYFPPDLVFCPTVREADGLAMSSRNARLSPEERRAAVVLPRSLELAQELFAAGETNPAVIRERVHGQLMTEPLAEVEYVEVVDAQTLEPITEITQPALVAIAAHFGRTRLIDSVVLTPPRPEPEPSAPDPLDISDVPGRAR; encoded by the coding sequence ATGAAGATCATTCGGGAACCGCACGAAATGCAGCAGACGGCGCTGACGTTGCGGGACAAAGCCATTCGCATCGGGCTGGTGCCGACCATGGGGGCTTTCCACGATGGTCATGTTTCCCTGATGCGGCGCGCCAAGCAGGAAAATGACGTGTGCGTGGTGTCGCTTTTCGTCAATCCGCTGCAATTCAACGACCCTTCGGATTTCGAGCGGTATCCGCGCGATGAAGCGGCTGACCTGGAGATTGCCCGCACGGTTGGCGTGGACATTCTGTTCATGCCGAGTGCGGCGGCGATGTATCCGCCCGACGCACAGACCTTTGTGGAGGTGACGCGGGTTTCGCAACCGCTGTGTGGTCGGCATCGTCCCGGACACTTTCGCGGCGTGGCGACGGTCGTGGCGAAGCTGCTGATGATTACGCTGCCGCGCCGGGTCTATTTTGGTCTGAAGGACTATCAGCAGTGCCGCGTGGTGGCGCAGATGGCGCGGGACCTGTACTTTCCGCCGGATTTGGTCTTTTGCCCGACGGTACGGGAAGCCGACGGGCTGGCGATGAGTTCGCGCAACGCCCGGCTTTCGCCGGAAGAGCGGCGCGCGGCCGTGGTGTTGCCCCGGTCGCTGGAGTTGGCGCAGGAACTGTTTGCGGCGGGGGAAACGAATCCGGCGGTGATTCGGGAGCGGGTGCACGGGCAGCTTATGACGGAGCCGCTGGCCGAGGTGGAGTACGTTGAGGTTGTGGATGCTCAGACGCTGGAACCCATCACGGAGATTACCCAACCGGCGCTGGTGGCCATTGCCGCGCACTTTGGCCGGACGCGCCTTATTGACAGCGTAGTGCTGACGCCGCCGCGTCCTGAACCGGAGCCGTCAGCGCCCGACCCGCTGGACATTTCGGACGTGCCTGGCCGCGCCAGGTAG